Within the Halichoerus grypus chromosome 2, mHalGry1.hap1.1, whole genome shotgun sequence genome, the region TTTCACAGTAAAAGGGATGATGGCATTTTGACATTGTTTTGGTCTCCATCCAGAGAACATGGgatagatgagaaaataaatagtaaGGCCAAAGATGCTTCATCATCCACAGAACAATTTCCTTACTAATAGTATCCACTCAGAATGTAGTCCTCTGCTGGAATTGACCCAGTTTggtcttccctccccccttctatttatttaaataagggGATGAATAGGAAAATGTGACCTAAgcctaaggaaaacaaaatgctagAATAGGAGATAAAAATTGTCAAAGGAAAGATGTGGGTCACATGAGAGACAACTGAGATTTACAATGACTCTTGGAAGTGTGAGATTATTCTTTTAGAGAAATGAATGATTTTAAGTCACTCGTATAGTAAATTCATCTACTTACATGATTGcgtaaaatataagaatatggtGGAGAGTCATACATGTCTGAGACCTGACTTTGTGTAAGACTCCAATGGTTTCTGACTGACCTGTTGTgggggaagaaacaaaaaaacaagacagtTTTTAAACTACAACACACCTCCTTCATCCAGCAAAGTCCCTATGGGGAAGAGGTACTTGAAAGAGGCAATTATTCCCGGATAATAGACATTGAAGAAAACGTTGACTGAAGCCTTCCAGGTGTCTATCCTTGCTCTCATATCAATATAATTGGTAAACAGCTATTAGAATACTTACTAAATAagcaataatttaataatttgagTTTTATCACCAATTTTTGAATAACAttctcaaaatactaaaaataatgaagGGACCTCCAGGAAGGCTATTCACCTTTGTATCCCTCACAATAAAGCACAGAACTGGATACTGTTTGGTGAATGAGTATATGAATTAATATGCACAGAACAAAGACCTACAGCAAGAAGGGAGGGGATATGAAAGGCAGTCATAAAGTGAAATATGagggccttttattttttattgaagattttatttatttcttttgtgaagagagagcacgagtagagggaagggcagagggagagggagaagtagactccccatagagcagggagcacgatgcagggattgatcccaggaaccctgagatcatgacctgagccaaaaccaagagtggggtgcttaaccaactgagccacccaggtgcccctgacatcTGAGGGCTCTTTAAAAGTTACAAGCAGATGACCGCCACCACCCCCTTTACCCAAGACATTCTGTTCCTTACCATGTACAGGGAGATTCTTGGCTTTTCCTTCAGGCACTCTATTCACATGGGCATCTGCCCgagttggttttgtttctccCTTGGAGACATTCAGAACTGTCTGGGATTCTGTCACATGGAAATCTATCAAGCCAAAATGGGGCTGGCTAAGTTTTCTTCCCAATGCATTTAAAAACACAGCATCAACCACGAAGCAAATCAATCTCACAACATGCATAATGGCTGAGAATATAAATGGATCTTCTCACAAGTTGGTTTAATGGTTAGGTATTGAAATTCAATGCTTAAGGAAGTCAGAAAATTATGTAAGGACAGTCTGTCCTTAGCCCACTGACTCATGGGGACCGTTCAGCTAGAACAGTGAATAATATGACTGAAAGAAGAggtaaaaaagacattttgtgtttttcaatCACTCTAATATTGTGTCGATTTAAGagacatttattaaatgtgtatAAAGAAATGGATTTTTACCATGTAGACACGTCCTTTCCCTAAAACTTTTGAACTACCCTTTCTCCAGAGTCCCTTCTCAATTGTTAATTAATTGCTAATTAGTCCCTTAATTAATTGACAAGGTGGTTTTTGTTGgtgttgttcttgttttaaagGGGGGAGATGAGGATGTTTGGTGGAGCATTacattttagttaacatacagaaattTCTCAGACCTCGCGAGTTCTCGGATTCAGGAGTCTGAGACCCAGAGCTGCTGTATCCTTCCATGTCTTGCCTTCTTTGTCGAACCACTCCATCCAGATCTGAGAATTCATCGTTGAAATCCTGAAGGGAAACAAGGAAGTGTACAGAGTCCAATTCCCCTCAGTAAACAGACAGGCCTCTGAAACCCCCGGCCCTTTCACTTAGGCCTCACctataaaatactgaaagagaagagaggattaTTCCATACCGCTGGGATTTCCCCGACAGATCAGAGTATTTGATGACCAAAACAGATTTTTCTGGGCAGTTAAAATCTTGTCAGCAGTGGCCAACTTGTTTGAAAACAACAAATGTCTAGAAAAAGAACTGCTGATGATTGAAAAGTTTCCAGAGTCAAACTGGAAAAGTCTCATTAGCACTCTGTCATGAGAAAAAGTGAATGACGCAGACATATACGAGAAAAAAATAGACGCAGAGTTTTCTAAATCCATGTTCTAAATGTGAAGGTATTCTTTaaatcatagtttaaaaaaaggtattggaaatgaaagaaaaaatggcttTAACAAATTAGACACTGAAAGCAAATTTTTAGCTTTTCTTACCCCCCTCAACCAAATTAAAAGAGAGTCTGTGCTATCACTTTTGAATTATAGAGGGAGGATAGAGGGGTGAGCAGTTGGGAAAAAGCAGGGATGTTTTACTTTATATCCCCCAAATGCTTAAGAACTGAAGGGACCACAGGTGTCTTATACTAGCTATCTTTTGGTCATTTCAATAATTCATTTCAATTTCATGCAAGAATATATAGGGGATAGAAAGTTGAAGAATTCAAGTCTCTTCGATTTAATAATTATTGACTGAATGCCTATCATGTATCAGGCAGGATGCAGAGCTTGTTAGACAGATGACTGCACTTAATCTTCACCCCCAGTATCATGAGGTTGGCATTTTgctggatgaagaaactgagtcagagCAGTTAAAGAGCTTGTCTGATGGCATAACTCAGCTGGGTGGAACCCAGATTTGAAACCAAGTTTGTTGGATTCCAAATCATATGTGTCGGCTTTTATTTTGTACTACTTCCCACTCCTTTCCCCCGtccaaggtgtttttttttttaactgagataaaaatttatgtaatataaaaGTCATCATTCAAAGCATATAATTTAGTGGTTTTTAGAATAATCACAACATCAAGCAGCTTATttcagaacatttccaccacCCCCAAAGTGAAACCCTTTACCTAGTAGCAGCCACTCCtaatttctccctcccccatccctcagcaaccactaatctacttttccTATCAGTTTGTCTGggacatttcgtataaatggaatcataccatatgtggcctttcgtgtctggcttctcttgcttagcatcatgttttcaaggttcttccatgttgtatGTGTCAGTACTCCTTCCTTTATGTGGtcaaataatattctactgtatggacATACTACATTTTATTGATCCATTCAGCAGATGATGGACAttagaattgtttctatttttaggCTATTACCAACAGTGCAGCtgtgaacattattttttttttttgaagattttatccatttatctgagagagagcaagagagagagggctcggagagggagagggagaagcagactccctgctagagcagggagtccgatgtgggacttgatcccgggaccacGAGATCACGaactaagctgaaggcagacgcttacccgactaagccacccaggcgtcccagctaTGAACATTCTTGGACAACTTTTTATGTGTACAAGTTTTCAATCCCTGTATTATTTGACAGCTCTCAAAAAGAAAGATTTGGAGATGTGAAAACCATGGGCTCATACCATTGCACCCAAGGTATTCCAGCATTTAACAGTAATTATTTTGGGAATAAGCACTTGAATAAATATGGTGAGGACTCTCTTGGGCCGACATTATACCATCATATGTATAAATCTTGTACAAATGGGGGGAATTACTTTCCACTGGAGATTTACTATATAGTCAGCGAaatctaaaggggaaaaaaaaaacctctttcacTTGGTCACTACAGAGTTCTTTCACAATTATTTCTGGATGTTCCTCATCTTTTCTACTAAGCTATAAAGTCTTCAAAGGCAAGAActagttttgatttttcttggTGTCCTTACAGCATacactagcacagtgcctggaacatagaagACAATCAACGATTTGTGGGGATGAATCATGCCCCTACTTAAGAGACTGGCGAATCCCTCTAAAACAACACTGACAAGCAAAGACAGCAAGATTTTACAAACACCTCCACCGACCACTCACTCGCCCAGACAGTCCACTATCCTGTTTCTTTCGTAGGACAGCTCTTTAGTTACTTGAAAAAAGTTTATAGCCTCCTATGGCCCCCCTTTACTTCAGCACAGAAAtgccctgtgtcttcacattttCCCTCAGATATTAAGGTCTACACTCCTTCCATCCCCTGATCCTGGTGTAAGGAGAAGTGTCATTGTGGGACACATGCCCCTTTCTGTTGGATTTAGATAGTTACGTAGGCAACTCACCAGAGGCAGAGATGAAGGGCGGTCTGCCCGGAAACTGTTCTCAAGAGAAGACGGGTTGGGACTGTTCCCGACGCTCGTGTtctgaaattaatgaaacaaaatgaaaaaccagaTCAACTAGGAAACcagaggaaatagaaaagagagacagcaactgaggctcaggaatgTTGTACTCACTTCTAAGTGTCCACACACAGATTTTAGTAGCTTGTAAGTAGAATCTCTGGAGAGTAGGGAGACAAATATGTACTGAAAAACAAGACAGAGTCATTATTAACAGATACTGCATGGAAAGATGTGAGGGTTCAGAGTGCAAACAATTtatctgtatataatttttttccttttcaaatgatGGAGACTGTTCTTTGGTCTACAGTCTCATTcacccacacattttttttattccattttctgtaaTAAACCAAACCTCTTCCCccacaacagcaacaaaaccgTCGAACCTCATTTAAGTAATAAAGCATCATGAAGGTTCTAATACGCTGACATGGATGCCCCAAACACGCCCAGGCaggcttaaaaataataatgataataaaaaaaaaaggctagtgaTATTTGCTAGATCCTCTTTAAAGCTTGTTCCCCGCCCCCTTTCTTTTAAGGTATTTAACAATTCCCAAAGGGTCCTCTCTGTTCTGACCTAGATTTCCACTAACAATTTCCCAGAGGCTCTCACAGGCTTGTTCTTTTTCAAGCCACTTCCAGATTCTCCCTTGTACAAATACGGAGATTTTCGAGTGGATGCATATACGTAAGCGATGGGAAAGAAGTGAAATCAGACGAGACAAGGAATTTGGAGACACAGGACATAAGGAAAAACGATTTTAGCAAGAACAGGATGTTAAGAAAATACTAAAACTCAGTCTTCCTCTGTCTGTTTGGGCCACAGAATCTTTTCAGAGCCCCTTTCCAGAAGTTTGTGATTATCCCTGTCACTCACCGACGAGAGCACTTAATAGGCTTTCCCAGCAAGCACGTATTCCAAAGGAGTTAACACTGTGGATTCTGCTGTTAGACCTAGTTGCTAGGTCTGGCTCTCCCACTTATAAGAGGGTACTGGGCAAACTGCTAAAACCACTCTTggcttcactttttcttttcttttgaagattttatttatttatttacacagagTATGtggatgggggggcagagggagagagagaatctcaagccgactccgcaCTGACTgcggagcccagtgcggggctcgatcccacgaccctgagatcgtgacctgagccgaaatcgagtctgATACTCAAGCGACCCTTGGCTCCAGTTTTAACAACACCTACCCCTCCTAGGTGGCAGTGTGGAATCAAtgtaaaaacagaaggaaagcattTAGTGTGTGCCTGACGAGAAGTACTTAATGCTCATTAGCCATTAGTattaaaacacctttttttttttttttcaaaatattaacctATTTCCCACCTCATCAGATTAGGCTCTCTTGTCTTTtctccacccaccttccctcttcaAGTTACCCAGTAGGGTTAGAAATGGAATGCAGCTTTTTTGCTTTCATTGAAATagtaggtaaaatcttaaaaaaataatttcaagtgagAAATGAGTAGGCGAACTATTCCACTCCCTCTTTCTGGCCAAACTGAAATGAACACCACTCTCAATGCAAATACTTCTGGTTGCACGTGTGTGGGGCAGCCCAAGTCGGGAGTAGCTCTAGACTTTCTATACAGAACAGTACCTGAAGCAACCTGGAAGCAAAGGGGGACTAGAAACTGGTCCTGAAGCTGACCATGCAGGGCAAGCACTGGGTTGACGTATCTGGGACGGCTCTGGAGAGGGACCAAGTAAGGTTCTGGGGAGGgtggccaccccaccccagagacTCCTCAGTCTCAGCCTACCTCACCCCCTCAACCATGTGGTGGCTGTGgctgttttaaatattaaagaaactcAATATATCAGCTTAGCTTCTTCTAAGAGATATTAGGGAACGGGAAGTTGGGAAAGAATTTTATGTTTTCGACCTTGGTCAAGCAAGTAGAATTAAGTCAGCAGGAAAATCAAAATTGTCAACAATTATATTAGAATAAAGCACCTTGTGAGGGGAAACAATACACAAACAGGACAAAGCGAAGGTGCCCTCGCTCCAAGGCCTACTCACCCGGTCTGTGACTGTTGCTATAATCAGAGCATTTGGCACCAGGAGggcagttttggttttctttattagGGTGACTGAGAACGCCGGAATAGAGATCTGAAACAGAATCAGTTAAGACTGGTTCAGGCTTCACTGAACACGACTTCAAATCTTtatgttgaaggaaaaaaaaattttttttaaggttaacaaagaaatcaaaaccaccagGGAGCTCTCCAGCCTCCAGGATGAAAAGCGAGTCTCCTCAAAGTTCTGTTTACAAAACCAGAGGGTAAATCTGCAGCATTAATTCTACTCGCTGGGCGAGAAACCTTTGTCTTGAGATGAGGGAATGAATGCAAACTGCACAGTCATCTTAAAGATAGGCCCAGGGCTCTAAAGAAATTGTGTGCTTGTGGTCGTCCACTTAGGGCTAATCTCCGCACACTCCTGGCTCTCCTCTACCCTTAGGTACGTGCGGGTAGGGAAAACCTTGGGACCTCAATTCTCAGCTATGTTACTTTCAGGACACtgaataaaggaaacctcatttaaaatgcagcctggaggggcgcctgggtggctcagtccttaagcgtctgccttcggctcaggtcatgatcccagggtcctgggattgagacccgcattgggctccctgcccggcaggaagcctgcttctccctctcccgctccccctgcttgtgttccctctctcgctgtgtctctctcagtcaaataaataaaaataagatcttaaaaaaaaaaaaaaaagaacctcttcatctaaataaataaataaataaaataaaatgcagcctGGAGGCTAGGAGGGGCCACTCTCACGCACCACCTCTGCTCCTCAGTTGCAGACCCCAACAGGAATAAGCCCATTTGACTACCCagcccagcaggaggaaggaaggatttcTCCTTGCCCAGCAACAAGCTCAGTCGATGAGAAGGCCTGAACACTCACTTCTCTCCAATGGACTTTTGTCTAAAGCGACCCCTcccaatttccttcttttctctgtaaTTTAACATTTCTCTCCTTCGATCTCGACTTGCCTGTGGTTTGCCTACGGTTTGCGGTAGCTTGCATGGCTCGAATTGTGATTTCTCtcctattcctgaataaactcgTTTTGCTAATAAAACAAGTGGCTATTTTACTTTTCATGGTCCACTCTACGTGACCTACTCGACCTTACAAGCTACcctttctaggcctcagtttcctgatttgtaaaatggagataatctgCACTGCTTCCCAGGATTTTCTGTGGATTAAGTGAGGTAATATATGGAAAATGCCTAGCACTCATTAAGAAAGTGATGTATTCTGCTTACTTCGGCAggacatatactaaaattggaatgatacagagaagattagcaggGCCCCTGCATGAGGATGAGTGCAAATTCATGAAgtgttccatattaaaaaaaaaaaaaagtcattcatttcCTCATTCGTCTCATAAAAAGAGGATGGGTGAAATGAACTCTAACTTTATTTTCTGGTTCAAACAATAGAGAATTACAACAGATGAGAAAGTCATTTAATTAGGACAGTCTTATGAAGTACATATTCTAAGAGATTAGGACGTGTTCAGAGAGGTAGgtgcttgtccaaggtcataaaaATAATAGGTTACAACAATGGAATTTGAACCAATCCAATCCAAAATGTGGGTTCTTTTTCATACAATGTATTACAAGCATGTACCAGATAACATGAAGAATAGATGTTCCAATAGTTTTATGTTATATCCCCCCAAGCCAGTCTTGTTTCAAAGAGAAAAGGATCATATCACTTTGATCCTGGAAAACAGAGTCACACACATCCACGGTAAAATGACTTGACTCCCTCCACAGGTACACACACTAActtgaacatttattttgtaaaaatgctTTGCAGATTCTAAAAGAACAGGGTcagtggggaagaggagggcCTTAGGTTAGAGCTGCCAGcttgaaggaagaaaaacaagctTTTAATTCTGAACACTTGCATTCCCATATTTAGGTTTATGAGACAGAAATGTTCTACTGCCCCTCCAAGTTCCAGATGGGAAGACCAGGGAAGAATGAGGGGCTAATCTTAATAAGACATTTCCTAAAATTGCCAAAGAACTCTACTGCCCCAAATGTTGAAGTGTAGGAGGTAACTCAGAAGTTATACACTGGGataactttgggggaaaaaagtaaggTCTACCAAGACCCACCATGTTATGTCTTTAGAAAACCAGTGTGTTAATGCtagtttccttttccctttttccgtCTGGTCAGTTCTCTCTTAGGTAGATGGTGGGTTTTAAAACCATTGCTAGAATCATATTGGCTTCAAAGTATACTTACTGAGTTTTAGAATTCCCTCATCCTTTAACAAAGACTCATTCTTCATTCACTAATATCTCCAACCCTGCTACTTTGGTCAGAGGCGTTGGCTCTAAATTCCTGAGAATTATCTTATCACATTGAACTGGAGATCCCTTCTACCCAACCCCTTCCCTACTCCATGAACAAGTTCTTGTAACTGAGAAATCTAGAAATACAGTGGAATACTGCTTAACACTGCTTTGCATTATACTGATTCAGGTGATACTATTTATCAAAATATGTTTGTCTAAACACAACTCTACATAATtacaaaacaacattaaaataacatGTCTGACCTAAAGAACAGTGTGCTAGTCGGCTGACCCAACACCAACAAAATCAAGAATTTCCATTGTTTGTTACATAGTCATTATCTAAAAGATTGCCAGGGGCTTTAGGGagagtatttaaataaaacataactaccactcaaaacaaaaagttttcagTCAGCGACTTCATGAATATAAAAGCTGCTTATTAATAATCAGGAATCAGAAGGATTAAGAACTCATTAGGTCACGCGAACCTAAAAAGGACTTTCTCGGACTCCTTGTTCTGGTGGCCTGAATGAACTGCGCTATGACATTGGAGGACAAAGGGAAAGAATGTCAGTGGGATGGaattatctttttccttcttatgACACAGTCCCAGGGTCCTTGCCTTGGAAAGCAGTGGCTTGGGAAAACTGCCAGTTCCTCTGGGCTATCCTCCTGAACAGCTCAGGTATCTTGGGCCTGTGTTCCCCCAAATCAGTTTAATGAGAATGAGAACTTTCAGTCATTGTCCCCTGGGGAATGTGGATGTGTGAGTCTCTCAGACCAGGCCTTAAGTGTTCCAATTCCTGCTCATTTGGTGCTGGTGATGGTACAAAGTGAGCTCCAGTAAGTGGCTTATTTTTAAGCCTGTTTTTCTACGTGTCTGATGTAACTGATAGGAACATGGTGTAAAAAtcgatatttatttaaaaaaatggtcttCGGTTTAATACAGGTCTTTGAAACAAATCATGGCACGCTCTCCAAATGGACAACTTTGAGAGTTCTCTGGTGCCATCTGGGTAGAACGGATTTAGTGCAGGGTTGTGGGAGAGATCTATGTACATATGGAAATAAACGGAGAGTGGTCTTTAGGAAAAAAGGGAAGTTAGTGTCATTTAGAGGCATTTAGAACCTGTAATATTTGGAACCAcgataaaggaaataaagatataaagGTCTAATTAAGAGTAAATATTTATCAACGTTGCTACGCTTAAAACAATTGATATTCACAACATATAATAAAGTGCatagcttcctttttaaaaaattataccaacCTTAGTGTCTTTTCCAAAGACCTTGGAATGGAAACAAATCCAGTTTTCTGATACAAAGAGCTTCCCCTGGTATAATATCTCTTTCTGGAGAGCACAGGTAAAACCTGGGAAAATAGACACAGGTATAAGAGCACTTAGAATttccatatgaaataaaaattatgtaaatatgttGGTTCTCCAGGATTGGCAGAGATAATACACTCATACTCAAAAGATCTTTCACCTGTTCGTCAGCCATCTTTCATGGCATAAAGCTATGGGGATGAGAGTTTGTTATTTAATTCAAAGTCTTTACATGCCTTAGTATGGAAGTCAAAATGGCCAGGCAAGTCTATCACTACAAATGAGAGTTCCAGAATGGAGTTTCAAAATCTCCTCTGTTGAGGAAGGCGTGTCACCTTGAGCTCGTGGTGgcactcctgcccctccctccctgggactGTCACTAATGACTCCTTTTGAAATTGATGGTCTCAGtgtgggaagagcatgtgacccACATGTGTGGGCATCATGGCAGGAATCCAGCCTCCTGCTTAACATGGGTACACTGAGAGGCCACAATGGAACCCTGGTCCTAATGAACCTAAGAGGAGCAGAGGAGGTCTTCACTGGCATGCCGGGCAGGATGTC harbors:
- the GRAMD2B gene encoding GRAM domain-containing protein 2B isoform X1, with translation MGIEHHSLLQKARCFHRFSFHPLPWMSKAKRSSLFSSSEAENGVEEKKKICKSPAIQSPTPSSEAESPDQKRILSLRSKSSFDGASLASDKNDCKTESKNESKMDRKKYSSSSQYKANMHFHKLFLDVPTEEPLRQSFTCALQKEILYQGKLFVSENWICFHSKVFGKDTKISIPAFSVTLIKKTKTALLVPNALIIATVTDRYIFVSLLSRDSTYKLLKSVCGHLENTSVGNSPNPSSLENSFRADRPSSLPLDFNDEFSDLDGVVRQRRQDMEGYSSSGSQTPESENSRDFHVTESQTVLNVSKGETKPTRADAHVNRVPEGKAKNLPVHGQSETIGVLHKVRSQTCMTLHHILIFYAIIVCALIISTFYMRYRINTLEERLGSLTSIVDTHHHEQTAPSGLGSQVQLNVEVLCQELTANIMKLEKIQNNLQKLLENGD
- the GRAMD2B gene encoding GRAM domain-containing protein 2B isoform X2, translating into MTELQQDVEDTKPAKVLAKRESKVGAAHSEAENGVEEKKKICKSPAIQSPTPSSEAESPDQKRILSLRSKSSFDGASLASDKNDCKTESKNESKMDRKKYSSSSQYKANMHFHKLFLDVPTEEPLRQSFTCALQKEILYQGKLFVSENWICFHSKVFGKDTKISIPAFSVTLIKKTKTALLVPNALIIATVTDRYIFVSLLSRDSTYKLLKSVCGHLENTSVGNSPNPSSLENSFRADRPSSLPLDFNDEFSDLDGVVRQRRQDMEGYSSSGSQTPESENSRDFHVTESQTVLNVSKGETKPTRADAHVNRVPEGKAKNLPVHGQSETIGVLHKVRSQTCMTLHHILIFYAIIVCALIISTFYMRYRINTLEERLGSLTSIVDTHHHEQTAPSGLGSQVQLNVEVLCQELTANIMKLEKIQNNLQKLLENGD
- the GRAMD2B gene encoding GRAM domain-containing protein 2B isoform X3 — translated: MDRKKYSSSSQYKANMHFHKLFLDVPTEEPLRQSFTCALQKEILYQGKLFVSENWICFHSKVFGKDTKISIPAFSVTLIKKTKTALLVPNALIIATVTDRYIFVSLLSRDSTYKLLKSVCGHLENTSVGNSPNPSSLENSFRADRPSSLPLDFNDEFSDLDGVVRQRRQDMEGYSSSGSQTPESENSRDFHVTESQTVLNVSKGETKPTRADAHVNRVPEGKAKNLPVHGQSETIGVLHKVRSQTCMTLHHILIFYAIIVCALIISTFYMRYRINTLEERLGSLTSIVDTHHHEQTAPSGLGSQVQLNVEVLCQELTANIMKLEKIQNNLQKLLENGD